A region from the Triticum urartu cultivar G1812 chromosome 1, Tu2.1, whole genome shotgun sequence genome encodes:
- the LOC125535554 gene encoding disease resistance protein RGA5-like produces the protein MNLATGAMGSLLPKLLELLKEEYKLKKKVREGVESLEKEMKSMYTALRKVGEVPRDQLDEQDVVDKFLVRVDDGSEPAANSNKIKRLTKKMAGLFIKGKTHHEIANAIKDINKQVQEVASRRVRYNVDNLVAMPAAVAPIDPRLRALYTEVTELVGIAGKRDQELMKLLSEGDNESKKKLKTVSVVGFGGLGKTTLVKTVYDKIKGEFDCRAFVSVGRNASAKKILMDILLALDMYESHFTILGETQLIDKLRERLENKRYLIVIDDIWDEKLWTIINWAFSKNNNFGSRLITTTRIVNVSKFCCSSTNDSVYQMEPLSDDDSKRLFYKRIFSQESGCPRELEEVSTCILKKCGGVPLAIITIASLLASDQHPKPEDEWHVLLESIGRGLTKDHGVEEMMRILSISYYDLPSYLRTCLLYLSMFPEDREIMKDQLIWMWIAESFVQCEKAKTSLFEIGETYFNELVNRSLIQPVYNYRGFVYACRVHDSVLDLICSLSREENFVTILNGTDDGISSQRNVRKLSLQNTIKEHQTMPLISKSILQVRSIATFKSAIGLLPPLSSFVVLRVLDLTGCNVGDHSHLNLQDLGTLFHLRYLGLADIGISEVPEVGKLQFLQVLDLSGNYDIRELPSSVTRLRRLMCLLTEPLWNLPDGLGKLTSMEVLGEICGDSLCTVKALGNMKALRKLQIKFNDLSMELEEAFVESLEELSNIQNRHGIFSMLPAWIRRNPAHLSQLHELHIWVEEVRQKDLGFLGKLSALHSLTLRTTRQRQLFFGADGFRCLTTIVLVCRSPGRIVFRPGALPRAETVKFEISLRVAKEEAASSGGDWLDLGMEYLVSLRKVHVRFYTSGVMVGEVKQARASLENTLHAHPNRPVFGVFFIPDIVHGTSDDDTFV, from the exons ATGAATCTGGCGACGGGCGCCATGGGCTCCCTGCTCCCCAAGCTGCTCGAGCTCCTCAAGGAGGAGTACAAGCTGAAGAAGAAGGTCAGGGAAGGCGTCGAGTCTCTCGAGAAAGAGATGAAGAGCATGTACACTGCCCTCCGCAAGGTGGGCGAGGTGCCACGGGACCAACTCGACGAGCAG GATGTTGTTGACAAGTTTCTGGTGCGTGTCGATGACGGCTCTGAGCCTGCCGCTAACTCGAACAAGATTAAACGGCTCACCAAGAAGATGGCCGGCTTGTTCATCAAGGGGAAGACTCACCATGAGATCGCGAACGCGATCAAGGACATCAATAAGCAAGTCCAAGAGGTTGCTAGCAGGCGTGTGCGGTACAATGTCGACAATCTTGTCGCTATGCCTGCAGCGGTGGCTCCCATCGATCCTCGCCTTCGGGCTCTGTACACCGAAGTGACAGAGCTTGTTGGCATTGCTGGGAAAAGGGATCAAGAGCTAATGAAGTTGCTTTCAGAAGGAGACAATGAGTCCAAGAAAAAATTGAAGACTGTCTCTGTTGTCGGATTTGGAGGATTAGGCAAGACCACTCTTGTCAAAACGGTTTATGACAAGATTAAAGGAGAATTTGATTGCCGAGCTTTTGTTTCTGTTGGTCGAAATGCTAGTGCAAAAAAGATTTTGATGGATATCCTTCTTGCTCTTGACATGTACGAAAGCCATTTCACCATATTGGGCGAAACGCAACTCATCGACAAACTCCGGGAACGTCTCGAGAACAAGAG GTACCTCATTGTAATTGATGATATATGGGATGAGAAATTGTGGACAATTATCAACTGGGCCTTCTctaaaaacaacaattttggcAGTCGACTAATCACGACAACTCGTATAGTCAACGTATCTAAATTCTGCTGCTCATCTACTAATGATTCAGTCTATCAAATGGAACCTCTTAGTGATGATGATTCCAAAAGGTTGTTCTATAAAAGGATATTTTCTCAAGAGAGTGGGTGTCCTCGTGAATTAGAAGAAGTGTCCACATGCATATTGAAGAAATGTGGTGGAGTGCCATTAGCCATAATTACTATAGCTAGTCTTTTGGCTAGTGATCAGCATCCAAAACCAGAGGATGAGTGGCATGTTTTGCTAGAGTCTATTGGCCGTGGACTTACCAAAGACCACGGTGTAGAGGAGATGATGAGGATACTATCAATTAGCTATTATGACTTGCCTTCTTATCTGAGAACATGTTTATTATATCTAAGCATGTTTCCAGAAGATCGCGAGATTATGAAAGATCAATTGATATGGATGTGGATTGCCGAAAGTTTTGTCCAATGTGAAAAAGCAAAAACTAGTCTCTTTGAGATCGGGGAGACTTACTTCAATGAGTTGGTGAACAGAAGCTTGATCCAGCCGGTATACAATTATCGCGGCTTTGTATATGCTTGTCGTGTGCACGATAGTGTGCTTGATCTAATTTGTTCATTATCAAGAGAAGAGAATTTTGTTACCATATTGAATGGTACCGATGATGGCATTTCTTCTCAGAGAAATGTGCGCAAGTTGTCCCTCCAAAATACAATCAAAGAACATCAAACAATGCCTCTTATTTCTAAGAGTATATTACAAGTGAGGTCCATTGCCACATTTAAATCTGCTATTGGTCTATTGCCGCCTTTGTCGAGCTTCGTTGTTTTACGTGTACTGGATTTGACTGGATGCAATGTTGGTGATCATAGCCATCTAAACCTTCAAGACTTGGGGACTTTATTTCACTTGAGGTACCTAGGTCTAGCCGATATAGGAATTTCTGAGGTCCCAGAAGTTGGAAAGTTGCAGTTTTTACAGGTGCTGGATTTGAGTGGAAATTATGATATAAGAGAACTTCCGTCGAGTGTTACCAGACTGAGAAGATTGATGTGCCTACTAACTGAGCCTCTCTGGAATCTTCCAGATGGACTGGGAAAGCTGACATCAATGGAAGTGCTGGGTGAAATCTGTGGTGACTCTTTATGCACTGTGAAAGCATTGGGCAACATGAAAGCATTAAGGAAGCTCCAAATTAAATTTAATGATCTGAGCATGGAGCTAGAGGAAGCTTTTGTGGAGTCACTAGAAGAACTTTCCAACATCCAAA ACAGACATGGCATATTCTCCATGCTGCCAGCGTGGATAAGGAGGAATCCCGCCCATCTGTCGCAACTACACGAGTTGCACATATGGGTGGAGGAAGTGCGGCAGAAGGATCTTGGGTTCCTTGGCAAGTTATCGGCTCTTCATAGTCTCACATTGCGGACCACCCGCCAAAGGCAGCTATTCTTCGGTGCTGATGGGTTTCGTTGTCTGACAACAATCGTGTTGGTTTGCCGATCGCCGGGCCGAATCGTGTTCCGGCCGGGAGCTTTGCCCAGGGCTGAAACTGTCAAGTTTGAAATCAGTTTGCGGGTCGCAAAAGAGGAAGCAGCTAGCAGCGGTGGCGATTGGTTGGATCTGGGCATGGAATACCTGGTGTCCCTTCGGAAGGTTCATGTCCGGTTCTACACCTCCGGGGTGATGGTCGGCGAGGTCAAGCAAGCCCGGGCTTCGCTGGAGAACACACTCCATGCCCATCCTAACCGCCCCGTCTTTGGCGTCTTCTTCATCCCGGACATAGTACACG GCACAAGTGATGATGACACCTTCGTATAG
- the LOC125535565 gene encoding probable beta-1,3-galactosyltransferase 8 produces the protein MMALSERQPQSEKKAPRARPMSGKAVFVLCATSFFVGLLLSGRMTVLTPPASGSHGGSRIALFSDDDCEHRRKLEEESNPNDVMNEVTRTHQAIRSLDKSVSSLEMELAVERAKRNGGLGAAVPSKGLPKVFVVVGINTAFSSKKRRDSLRDTWVPRGDKLRQLEKEKGVVVRFVIGHSATPGGALDRAIDVEEAETRDFMRLDHVEGYHELSSKTRIYFAAAVATWDAAFYVKVDDDVHVNLGMLTNRLARYRTTPRVYVGCMKSGPVLSQKGVKYHEPESWKFGDEGNKYFRHATGQIYAISRDLASYISINQPILHRFANEDVSLGAWLIGLEVEHVDDRSLCCATPPDCEWKKQAGNVCAASFDWSCSGICKSVDRMRAIHSACGEGDGAVSNFAAA, from the exons ATGATG GCGCTGAGCGAGAGGCAGCCGCAGTCGGAGAAGAAGGCCCCCCGGGCGAGGCCCATGTCGGGAAAGGCCGTCTTCGTGCTCTGCGCCACCAGCTTCTTCGTGGGGCTGCTGCTCAGCGGCCGGATGACGGTGCTGACGCCGCCGGCGTCGGGCAGCCACGGCGGCTCCAGGATCGCCCTCTTCTCCGACGACGACTGCGAGCACAGGCGT AAGCTGGAAGAAGAGAGCAACCCGAACGATGTCATGAACGAGGTGACACGAACCCACCAAGCCATTCG GTCTCTTGACAAGTCGGTGTCGTCGCTGGAGATGGAGCTGGCGGTGGAGCGCGCCAAGAGGAACGGCGGCCTGGGCGCGGCGGTGCCGTCCAAGGGCCTCCCGAAGGTGTTCGTGGTGGTGGGCATCAACACCGCCTTCAGCAGCAAGAAGCGGCGCGACTCGCTCCGCGACACCTGGGTGCCCCGGGGCGACAAGCTCCGGCAGctggagaaggagaagggggtGGTGGTGCGGTTCGTGATCGGGCACAGCGCCACGCCCGGCGGCGCGCTGGACCGGGCCATCGACGTGGAGGAGGCGGAGACGAGGGACTTCATGCGGCTGGACCACGTGGAGGGCTACCACGAGCTCTCCTCCAAGACCAGGATCTacttcgccgccgccgtcgccacctgGGACGCCGCCTTCTACGTCAAGGTCGACGACGACGTGCACGTCAACCTAG GGATGCTGACGAACAGGCTCGCCAGGTACCGGACGACGCCGAGGGTGTACGTGGGGTGCATGAAGTCCGGCCCGGTGCTGTCGCAGAA GGGCGTCAAGTACCACGAGCCGGAGTCGTGGAAGTTCGGGGACGAGGGGAACAAGTACTTCCGCCACGCCACGGGGCAGATCTACGCCATCTCCAGGGACCTCGCCTCCTACATCTCTATCAACCA GCCGATACTGCACCGGTTCGCGAACGAGGACGTGTCGCTGGGCGCGTGGCTCATCGGGCTCGAGGTGGAGCACGTCGACGACCGGAGCCTCTGCTGCGCCACGCCGCCAG ACTGCGAGTGGAAGAAGCAGGCCGGGAACGTGTGCGCGGCGTCCTTCGACTGGTCCTGCAGCGGCATCTGCAAGTCCGTCGACAGGATGAGGGCCATCCACAGCGCCTGCGGCGAGGGCGACGGAGCCGTCTCCAACTTCGCCGCCGCCTGA
- the LOC125519123 gene encoding RNA-binding protein 7, protein MARNPGCAVYIGNLDEKVSERVLYEILIQVGRVVDLHIPRDKETSRPKGFAFAEYETEEIAQYAVRLFSGLVRLHNRTLKFAISGQDKASSNVNVPVTPKMNPLPNPPQPMRFGDTPVSQHRVVNGRIAGYGVSPNHSYDFHSQASSGVASRGLSDGTYDYSRRVFGSVLNDVSRRADRQPVPYPSY, encoded by the exons ATGGCGAGGAATCCGGGCTGCGCCGTCTACATAG GTAACTTGGATGAAAAGGTCTCGGAGAGGGTTTTGTATGAGATTCTTATTCAGGTAGGTCGTGTAGTAGACTTGCACATACCCCGTGACAAGGAAACTAGTCGACCCAAAGGTTTTGCTTTTGCTGAGTATGAAACAGAGGAGATTGCCCAGTATGCTGTTAGGCTGTTTTCTGGCCTTGTTCGGCTTCACAATAGAACACTTAAATTTGCG ATCTCTGGGCAAGACAAGGCCTCTTCAAATGTCAATGTTCCTGTAACACCTAAAATGAACCCACTACCAAATCCACCTCAACCAATGAGATTTGGTGATACTCCTGTGTCACAACATAGAGTGGTAAATGGTAGGATTGCAGGCTATGGTGTTTCTCCAAATCATTCTTATGATTTCCATTCCCAAG CATCAAGTGGGGTAGCAAGTAGAGGATTAAGTGATGGTACATATGATTATAGTAGACGTGTATTTGGTTCTGTTCTGAATGATGTTAGCCGTCGAGCTGACAGACAACCAGTTCCATACCCGTCCTACTAG